Proteins encoded within one genomic window of Candidatus Methylacidiphilales bacterium:
- the rplK gene encoding 50S ribosomal protein L11, whose amino-acid sequence MAKEVTATIRLQIPAGAANPAPPVGPALGQAGVNIMAFCKEFNAKTQKDSGNILPVVITVFKDKTFTFITKSPPAAILLKKAANIASGSKEPNRIKVGKVTKKQVMEIVKIKKKDLNARSDEAAFRIIAGTARQAGIEISD is encoded by the coding sequence ATGGCCAAAGAAGTCACCGCAACCATCCGCCTGCAGATTCCCGCTGGCGCCGCCAACCCCGCCCCCCCCGTCGGCCCCGCCCTCGGCCAGGCCGGCGTCAACATCATGGCGTTCTGCAAAGAATTCAACGCCAAGACCCAGAAAGACTCCGGGAACATCCTCCCCGTTGTCATCACGGTCTTCAAAGACAAGACCTTCACCTTCATCACCAAGTCGCCCCCGGCCGCCATCCTGCTCAAGAAGGCCGCCAACATCGCCTCCGGTTCCAAGGAACCCAACCGCATCAAGGTCGGCAAGGTCACCAAGAAACAGGTGATGGAAATCGTCAAAATCAAAAAGAAGGACCTCAACGCCCGTTCCGACGAGGCCGCGTTCCGCATCATTGCCGGAACCGCCCGCCAGGCCGGGATCGAAATCAGCGATTGA
- the rplJ gene encoding 50S ribosomal protein L10, protein MRPEKANIVQDLQAWIKGSPYVIVVDYTGMTVEQFSELRNRLSEVQSELHVVKNTFIRRALSNESRPDLAAYLQGQTAVAFGKSDLSAAAKILKNFKAEFTKPAIRAGLLDSTELDAKGVLAIADLPPKAVLQAQLLGLLQTPATRLASILGIPATQLAQVIKAKAEKGA, encoded by the coding sequence ATGAGACCCGAAAAAGCCAATATCGTCCAAGACCTCCAAGCCTGGATCAAGGGTTCGCCCTATGTCATCGTCGTGGACTACACCGGCATGACCGTCGAACAGTTCAGCGAACTCCGCAACCGCCTCAGCGAGGTCCAGAGTGAACTGCACGTGGTCAAAAACACGTTCATCCGCCGCGCCCTCAGCAATGAGAGCCGTCCGGACCTCGCCGCTTACCTCCAGGGCCAGACCGCCGTCGCCTTCGGCAAGTCGGACTTGTCCGCCGCGGCCAAGATCCTGAAGAACTTCAAGGCCGAGTTCACCAAGCCGGCCATCCGCGCCGGCCTGCTCGACTCGACCGAACTGGACGCCAAGGGCGTGTTGGCCATCGCCGACCTCCCGCCCAAAGCCGTCCTCCAGGCCCAACTCCTCGGTCTCCTCCAGACCCCGGCCACCCGCCTGGCTTCCATCCTCGGAATTCCCGCCACCCAACTCGCCCAGGTCATCAAGGCCAAGGCGGAAAAAGGAGCATAA
- the nusG gene encoding transcription termination/antitermination protein NusG codes for MDGDLRSELTTMTDEITQNQAPGGASPSAYPSQWYALHVLSGQEGNVERHMLSRVKTEELGDYVHQIVIPTERIFEVKRGKKTEITRKLYPGYVFVNMYLLDEEKQLVDKTWYFVKDTPGVIGFANGDNPIPMRPAEVEGMLSQMREKEDKVAPKMLYVVGDRVRVGDGPFESQEGVIEEVDEDRGRVRVAVSIFGRSTPVELEFWQVEKI; via the coding sequence ATGGATGGTGACCTTCGAAGCGAACTGACTACCATGACGGACGAAATCACCCAGAATCAGGCCCCCGGCGGCGCTTCCCCTTCCGCCTATCCCAGCCAGTGGTATGCCCTCCATGTCCTCTCCGGTCAGGAAGGCAACGTCGAGCGCCACATGCTCTCCCGCGTCAAGACCGAGGAACTCGGCGATTACGTCCACCAGATCGTCATCCCCACCGAGCGCATCTTCGAGGTCAAGCGCGGGAAAAAAACCGAGATCACCCGCAAACTCTATCCCGGCTACGTCTTCGTCAACATGTACCTTCTCGACGAGGAAAAACAACTCGTCGACAAAACCTGGTACTTCGTCAAGGACACCCCGGGCGTCATCGGCTTCGCCAACGGCGACAACCCCATCCCCATGCGCCCGGCCGAGGTCGAGGGCATGCTCTCGCAGATGCGTGAAAAAGAAGACAAGGTTGCCCCCAAGATGCTGTACGTTGTCGGCGACCGCGTCCGCGTGGGCGACGGTCCCTTCGAGAGCCAGGAAGGCGTCATCGAGGAAGTCGACGAAGATCGCGGTCGCGTGCGCGTCGCGGTGAGTATTTTCGGCCGGTCCACCCCGGTTGAACTGGAGTTCTGGCAGGTGGAGAAAATTTAA
- the rplL gene encoding 50S ribosomal protein L7/L12, with amino-acid sequence MSANLDTLVESLSALSVIEAAELVKKLEEKWGVSAAAPVAVAAAPAAGGAAAAAPAEEKTAFDVVLTDAGANKIGVIKEVRAAVPGLGLAEAKALVEGAPKTLKEGATKEEAAEIKKKLEAAGAKVEIK; translated from the coding sequence ATGTCAGCGAACCTGGATACCCTGGTTGAATCCCTCAGCGCCCTCTCCGTCATCGAGGCCGCCGAACTCGTCAAGAAACTCGAAGAAAAGTGGGGCGTCAGCGCCGCCGCTCCTGTTGCCGTGGCCGCCGCCCCCGCAGCCGGTGGTGCCGCAGCCGCAGCCCCCGCCGAGGAAAAAACCGCCTTCGACGTCGTCCTCACCGACGCCGGTGCCAACAAGATCGGCGTGATCAAGGAAGTCCGCGCCGCCGTCCCCGGCCTCGGCCTCGCCGAAGCCAAGGCCCTGGTCGAAGGTGCCCCCAAGACCCTCAAGGAGGGCGCGACCAAGGAAGAAGCCGCCGAGATCAAGAAGAAACTCGAAGCGGCCGGCGCCAAAGTCGAAATCAAGTAA
- the secE gene encoding preprotein translocase subunit SecE: MEKLNFAGQWWISITIIVLGALALALVLSYRAALAKFWSEVMAELHKCTWPWDPEQTGLRKYKVLIDSTVVVCVVTILLAAYVTGFDFFINKLVAWMVTFEAN; encoded by the coding sequence ATGGAAAAATTGAATTTTGCCGGTCAGTGGTGGATCAGCATCACGATCATCGTGCTGGGCGCCCTCGCCCTCGCCTTGGTGCTGTCCTACCGCGCCGCCCTGGCCAAGTTCTGGTCCGAGGTCATGGCCGAGTTGCACAAGTGCACCTGGCCCTGGGACCCCGAACAGACCGGCCTGCGCAAATACAAGGTCCTCATCGACTCCACCGTGGTCGTCTGCGTCGTCACCATCCTCTTGGCGGCTTACGTCACCGGCTTCGATTTCTTCATCAACAAACTGGTCGCATGGATGGTGACCTTCGAAGCGAACTGA
- the rplA gene encoding 50S ribosomal protein L1 — MPAKGSKRYRKALELVDRNKQYRLNEAVSLLKKMPATKSDQTVELNFSLGVDPRQSDQMVRGTVALPHGSGKKVRVLVFATGKAAEAAREAGAEFIGFEDLIKKVNEGFQDFDVAVATPEAMTEVRKLGKVLGPRGLMPNPKTGTVTEDTAKAVRECKAGRVEFKVDKASNLHIVCGKVSFDEKLLAENVQAVIDAVFRVKPSSAKGKYIKNCVLSSTYAPGIKLELASSN; from the coding sequence ATGCCCGCAAAAGGAAGTAAACGTTACCGCAAGGCGCTCGAACTCGTCGACCGCAACAAGCAATACCGTCTCAATGAGGCGGTCAGCCTGCTCAAGAAAATGCCGGCCACCAAGTCGGACCAGACGGTCGAACTCAACTTCAGCCTGGGCGTCGACCCCCGCCAGAGCGACCAGATGGTCCGCGGCACCGTCGCCCTCCCCCATGGCTCAGGTAAAAAAGTCCGCGTCCTTGTCTTCGCCACCGGCAAGGCCGCCGAAGCGGCCCGCGAGGCCGGTGCCGAATTCATCGGCTTCGAAGACCTGATCAAAAAGGTCAACGAGGGATTCCAGGACTTCGATGTTGCTGTCGCCACCCCGGAAGCCATGACCGAAGTGCGCAAACTGGGTAAAGTGCTTGGACCCCGCGGGCTCATGCCCAACCCCAAGACCGGCACCGTCACCGAGGACACCGCCAAGGCCGTCCGCGAATGCAAGGCCGGCCGCGTCGAATTCAAGGTCGACAAGGCCTCCAACCTCCACATCGTCTGCGGCAAGGTCTCTTTCGATGAGAAGCTCCTGGCTGAAAATGTCCAGGCGGTCATCGACGCCGTCTTCCGCGTCAAACCCTCCAGTGCCAAGGGCAAATACATCAAAAACTGCGTGCTGAGCTCGACCTACGCGCCCGGCATCAAACTCGAATTGGCCTCGTCCAATTGA
- the rpoB gene encoding DNA-directed RNA polymerase subunit beta: protein MATAHHGERINFGSIADAIDIPNLIEVQLKSYSDFLQLELDAKKRKSDGLQAVFTEVFPIESYDEKIKLEFVNYEIQEPKMSDLECQREGVTFSAPLYVTFRLNNEGSILEEKVYMGELPMMTLSGTFIVNGAERVVVSQLHRSPGICFESSIHANGKTLYSFRIIPDRGSWLEVAFDTSDLLYVHLDRRKRRRKFLLTTFLRALGYSSNEEIISLFYQIESLKLKAELDETEITTKVLIEEIRDTANQDLVVGRAFEPLTKTTVRQLLDLGITDVRVVDVTHDDTIIRCLKKDPTTDSESALKDIYKRLRPGDPPTVTNAKALLKRLFFDPKRYDIGRVGRYKINQKLGLGVDIDTRTLTNDDVVAATSYVISLRHGEGSTDDIDHLGSRRVRAVGELLANQCRTGLARTERLVKERMTLFDVNTEGMTPHKLINPKALSAVIRDFFGRSQLSQLMDQTNPLSELTHKRRLSALGPGGLSRDRAGFEVRDVHPSHYGRICPIETPEGPNIGLISSMSTFARINEFGFLETPYRKVVSGKVTGQIDYLTADQEEQFVVAQANALLDKDGRFTTPRVSVRYRGDFQEVEPENIHYMDVSPKQLVSVAAGLIPFLEHDDANRALMGSNMQRQGVPLIVTESPLVGTGLEGKVARDSRAVVVSEGAGKVAAVSANEIIVTKDGELPEGKKKVKHDPENGVYVHFLRKFMRSNAGTCVNQRPIVRKGERVAKGQVIADGPCTDKGELALGRNVLVAFMPWNGYNFEDAILLSERIVKDDVYTSIHIEEFEISARDTKLGPEEITRDIPNVGDEALKNLGPDGVVRIGAEVGPGDILVGKITPKSETELAPEERLLRAIFGEKAADVKDSSLVVPSGSTGIVMDVKVTAGNSKVSKLDKLSPTEAKRQQKTITDKYDKKKSELTEELTQSLSNILLNEKIPLDVVNAETGEIIIPANRKITKTLLRKMAAVYDHIDIDPSPIRIKIREIIGTFENKFAQLDNERDVELDRVEAGDDVDPGIIKQVKVYVASKRKLSVGDKMAGRHGNKGVVAKIVSEADMPYLPDGTPVDIVLNPLGVPSRMNVGQVLETHLGIAAKALGFKVATPVFDGIKEVQIRDYLKEAKSKDHDFHVDHDGKSYLFDGRTGERFDQRVVVGQIYMLKLGHMVADKIHARAVGPYSLVTQQPLGGKAQYGGQRYGEMEVWAMEAYGAAYTLQELLTVKSDDVPGRTRIYESIVKGDNSLAAGTPESFNVLIKEMQSLCLDVKVGERTNDSNDELEAGNFRSAA from the coding sequence ATGGCCACTGCCCACCACGGAGAACGCATCAACTTCGGCTCCATCGCCGACGCGATCGACATCCCCAATCTCATCGAGGTCCAACTCAAATCCTACAGCGATTTCCTCCAGCTCGAGCTCGATGCGAAAAAACGCAAGAGTGACGGGCTTCAGGCTGTTTTCACCGAGGTTTTCCCCATCGAGAGCTATGACGAGAAGATCAAGCTCGAGTTCGTGAATTACGAGATCCAGGAACCCAAGATGTCGGACCTGGAGTGCCAGCGCGAGGGCGTCACCTTTTCCGCCCCGCTTTACGTCACCTTCCGCCTGAACAACGAGGGCAGCATCCTCGAAGAAAAAGTCTACATGGGCGAACTCCCCATGATGACCCTCAGCGGCACCTTCATCGTCAATGGCGCCGAACGCGTCGTCGTCAGCCAGCTCCACCGCAGCCCCGGGATCTGTTTCGAATCCAGCATCCACGCCAACGGCAAAACCCTTTACTCCTTCCGCATCATTCCCGACCGCGGCTCCTGGCTCGAGGTCGCCTTCGATACCAGCGATCTCCTCTACGTGCACCTCGACCGCAGGAAACGCCGCCGGAAGTTCCTCCTCACCACTTTCCTGCGCGCCCTCGGCTACAGCAGCAACGAGGAGATCATCAGCCTCTTCTACCAGATCGAGTCCCTCAAGTTGAAGGCCGAACTGGACGAGACGGAAATCACCACCAAGGTGCTCATCGAGGAAATCCGCGACACCGCCAACCAGGATCTGGTGGTCGGCCGCGCCTTCGAGCCCCTGACCAAGACCACCGTGCGCCAGCTCCTCGACCTCGGTATCACCGACGTCCGCGTCGTTGACGTGACCCACGACGACACCATCATCCGCTGCCTCAAGAAAGACCCGACCACCGACAGCGAGTCCGCACTCAAGGACATTTACAAGCGCCTCCGTCCCGGAGATCCGCCAACCGTCACCAACGCCAAGGCCCTCCTCAAGCGTCTCTTCTTCGATCCCAAGCGCTACGACATCGGACGCGTCGGCCGCTACAAGATCAACCAGAAGCTCGGCTTGGGCGTCGACATCGACACCCGCACCCTGACCAACGACGATGTCGTGGCTGCCACCAGCTACGTCATCAGCCTCCGCCACGGGGAGGGGAGCACCGATGACATCGACCACCTCGGCAGCCGCCGTGTCCGTGCGGTCGGTGAATTGCTCGCCAACCAGTGCCGCACCGGCCTGGCCCGCACCGAGCGCCTGGTCAAGGAACGCATGACCCTCTTCGACGTCAACACCGAGGGCATGACCCCCCACAAGTTGATCAACCCCAAGGCCCTCTCCGCCGTCATCCGCGACTTCTTCGGCCGCAGCCAGCTCTCGCAGTTGATGGACCAGACCAATCCGCTCTCCGAACTGACCCACAAGCGCCGCCTCTCGGCCCTCGGACCCGGAGGTCTGAGCCGCGACCGCGCCGGCTTCGAGGTCCGCGACGTCCATCCGTCGCACTACGGACGCATCTGCCCGATCGAAACGCCGGAAGGCCCGAACATCGGTCTGATCTCCTCCATGTCCACCTTCGCCCGCATCAATGAATTCGGGTTCCTGGAAACACCCTACCGGAAAGTGGTCAGCGGCAAGGTCACCGGCCAGATCGACTACCTCACCGCCGACCAGGAAGAACAGTTCGTTGTCGCCCAGGCCAATGCCTTGCTCGACAAGGACGGACGTTTCACCACCCCCCGAGTCTCGGTCCGCTACCGCGGTGACTTCCAAGAAGTCGAACCGGAAAACATCCATTACATGGACGTTTCCCCCAAGCAGCTCGTTTCCGTGGCCGCAGGCCTCATCCCGTTCCTCGAACACGATGACGCCAACCGCGCGCTCATGGGCTCGAACATGCAACGCCAGGGTGTGCCCTTGATCGTCACCGAATCCCCGCTCGTCGGCACCGGTCTCGAAGGCAAGGTCGCCCGCGATTCCCGCGCCGTCGTCGTCTCCGAGGGTGCCGGCAAGGTCGCCGCGGTTTCCGCCAACGAGATCATCGTCACCAAGGACGGCGAACTTCCCGAGGGCAAGAAGAAGGTCAAACACGACCCCGAGAACGGCGTTTATGTCCACTTCCTGCGCAAGTTCATGCGCTCGAATGCCGGCACCTGCGTCAACCAGCGTCCCATCGTCCGCAAGGGCGAACGCGTTGCCAAAGGCCAGGTCATCGCCGACGGACCCTGCACCGACAAGGGCGAACTCGCCCTCGGCCGCAACGTCCTCGTCGCCTTCATGCCCTGGAACGGTTACAACTTCGAAGACGCCATCCTCCTGAGCGAGCGCATCGTCAAGGACGACGTCTACACCTCGATCCACATTGAGGAATTTGAAATCTCCGCCCGCGACACCAAGCTCGGTCCGGAAGAAATCACCCGTGACATCCCGAACGTCGGCGACGAGGCCCTCAAAAACCTCGGACCCGATGGTGTTGTCCGCATCGGTGCCGAAGTCGGCCCCGGCGACATCCTCGTCGGCAAGATCACGCCCAAGAGCGAAACCGAACTCGCACCCGAGGAACGCCTCCTCCGCGCCATCTTCGGTGAAAAAGCCGCCGATGTGAAGGACTCCTCCCTCGTTGTGCCTTCCGGCTCCACCGGCATTGTCATGGACGTCAAAGTCACCGCCGGCAACAGCAAGGTCTCCAAGCTCGACAAGCTTTCGCCCACCGAAGCCAAGCGCCAGCAGAAGACCATCACCGACAAATACGACAAGAAGAAGAGCGAGCTGACCGAGGAACTGACCCAGTCCCTCTCCAACATCCTGCTCAACGAAAAGATCCCCCTTGATGTGGTCAATGCGGAAACCGGCGAAATCATCATCCCCGCCAACCGCAAGATCACCAAGACCCTCCTCCGCAAGATGGCCGCGGTCTACGATCACATCGACATCGATCCCAGCCCGATCCGCATCAAGATCCGCGAGATCATCGGCACCTTCGAGAACAAGTTCGCCCAGCTCGACAACGAGCGTGACGTCGAACTCGACCGCGTCGAGGCCGGTGATGATGTCGACCCCGGCATCATCAAGCAGGTCAAGGTCTACGTCGCCTCCAAACGGAAACTTTCCGTCGGTGACAAGATGGCCGGACGCCACGGGAACAAGGGCGTCGTCGCCAAGATCGTTTCCGAGGCCGACATGCCCTATCTCCCCGATGGCACACCGGTTGACATCGTCCTCAACCCCCTCGGCGTGCCTTCGCGCATGAACGTGGGCCAGGTTCTTGAAACCCACCTCGGCATTGCCGCCAAGGCCCTCGGTTTCAAGGTTGCCACCCCGGTCTTCGACGGCATCAAGGAAGTCCAGATCCGTGATTACCTCAAGGAAGCCAAGTCCAAGGACCATGACTTCCACGTGGACCACGACGGCAAGAGTTATCTCTTCGACGGTCGCACCGGTGAACGCTTCGACCAGCGCGTTGTGGTCGGCCAGATCTACATGCTCAAACTCGGCCACATGGTCGCGGACAAGATCCACGCCCGTGCGGTCGGACCCTACTCGCTCGTCACCCAGCAGCCGCTGGGCGGCAAGGCCCAGTATGGCGGGCAGCGTTACGGGGAAATGGAAGTCTGGGCCATGGAGGCCTATGGCGCCGCCTACACCCTGCAGGAACTCCTGACCGTCAAGTCCGACGACGTCCCCGGCCGCACCCGCATCTACGAGAGCATCGTCAAAGGTGACAACTCGCTGGCTGCCGGCACCCCGGAATCCTTCAACGTTTTGATCAAAGAAATGCAGAGCCTGTGCCTCGACGTCAAAGTCGGCGAACGGACGAACGATTCCAACGATGAGTTGGAAGCGGGCAACTTCCGCTCCGCCGCCTGA